One genomic segment of Cellulophaga sp. HaHaR_3_176 includes these proteins:
- a CDS encoding ATP-dependent Clp protease ATP-binding subunit: protein MTYNLSNQVKDVLHIAEANAKGYLNSTYGASHIFRALLHKEIGLRSLIENIDGDIYYLEEWADVRMESLPRSSKISDVILGDQSVDVVLNEAEMVKLKLGLEEIDPVCVLAALCTPGVGFSYEQLKTLPLTREQILLATAGTSTSGKSSNSVNQKASSNASGSNAAKNDVLAKYCIDKTLQAKSSELQKIKSRDAETKTIVEIFGRYSKPNVLITGEPGVGKTALLDGFTEAIVNGDVPAALANAQIFELNFIELVSSATYNGEVEDRFKKILEAIKEFEKPIFLIDELHNLTDKDGPTKGLINILKAELVKGEITILATVTNDAFRKHIENNETLARRFEIIRLEEPSEEDAFRMIEHTLSGYSAHHGLKVDKETIEEAIRLSKRFNKDRSLPDSAIDLLDRTMSANKFMLETTETVVKTLQDEVNEIVSSDITEEEKYGKLSWIYDTLKNRLSYLLFTVIDEDDFKKKQGTSLELSEQLENVLSIFSTHGSTAKEAITKDDVSATIANKTGIPIGQLQANEKERLLEMENILKKRVVGQDHAVKTISEAVLESRSGLSKPGLPIGSFFFTGPTGTGKTELAKALAEFLFQTQDAILRFDMSEFKEEHSAALLYGAPPGYVGYEEGGVLVNKIREKPYSIVLFDEIEKAHPSVFDIFLQILDEGKLNDRLGKTGDFSNAVILFTSNIGSEHVVNSFNKGTIPESSELMGLMGMNFRPEFLGRLTEIVPFAPITKENIVRIFNIQMKDLLKALKKQEITLILSEEAQHYLANKGFTPKYGARPLRGTIRNELTRPLSRLLITGKIKKGDIVKLDIENESLKWELPKELVLN from the coding sequence ATGACATATAACCTATCCAATCAAGTTAAAGATGTACTACATATTGCTGAAGCAAATGCTAAAGGATATTTAAATAGTACGTATGGTGCATCACATATTTTTAGAGCACTTTTACATAAAGAAATAGGCTTAAGATCACTTATTGAAAACATAGATGGAGACATTTATTACCTTGAAGAGTGGGCAGATGTAAGAATGGAATCTTTGCCGAGATCAAGTAAAATTTCAGATGTCATTTTAGGAGATCAATCTGTAGATGTTGTTTTAAACGAGGCAGAAATGGTTAAGCTAAAACTAGGATTAGAAGAAATTGATCCTGTTTGTGTTTTAGCAGCTTTATGTACTCCAGGTGTTGGGTTTTCTTATGAGCAATTAAAAACATTGCCTTTAACAAGAGAGCAAATACTTTTGGCTACTGCCGGTACAAGTACAAGTGGAAAAAGTTCAAATTCAGTAAATCAAAAAGCAAGTTCAAACGCATCAGGCAGCAATGCCGCTAAAAATGATGTGCTTGCGAAATATTGTATTGATAAAACATTACAAGCAAAAAGCTCAGAGTTACAAAAAATAAAAAGTAGAGACGCAGAAACTAAAACTATAGTAGAAATTTTTGGTCGATACTCTAAACCTAACGTGTTAATTACAGGAGAGCCAGGTGTAGGTAAAACAGCACTTTTAGATGGTTTTACTGAAGCTATTGTAAATGGCGATGTTCCTGCAGCGTTAGCAAATGCTCAAATTTTCGAATTAAATTTTATTGAATTAGTTTCTAGTGCAACATATAATGGAGAGGTTGAAGACCGTTTCAAGAAAATATTAGAAGCTATAAAAGAATTCGAAAAACCTATTTTTTTAATAGATGAGCTTCATAATTTAACAGACAAAGACGGTCCTACAAAAGGCTTGATAAATATTTTAAAAGCAGAACTAGTAAAAGGAGAAATTACAATATTAGCAACAGTTACAAATGATGCTTTTAGAAAGCATATTGAAAATAACGAGACGCTAGCTAGAAGATTTGAAATCATCCGTTTAGAAGAGCCATCAGAAGAAGATGCCTTTAGAATGATTGAGCATACGCTATCTGGTTATAGCGCTCACCACGGTTTAAAAGTAGATAAAGAAACAATAGAAGAGGCAATACGTTTGTCGAAAAGATTCAATAAAGATAGAAGTTTACCAGATTCAGCAATAGATTTATTAGACCGAACGATGTCTGCAAATAAATTTATGTTAGAAACTACTGAAACGGTTGTGAAAACGTTACAAGATGAGGTTAATGAAATTGTTTCTAGCGATATAACAGAAGAAGAAAAGTATGGTAAATTAAGTTGGATTTACGATACACTAAAAAATAGATTAAGCTATTTGCTGTTTACGGTAATAGATGAAGATGATTTTAAAAAGAAGCAAGGTACATCACTAGAACTGTCAGAGCAGCTAGAAAATGTGCTTTCTATATTTAGTACGCATGGCTCAACGGCTAAAGAAGCAATTACGAAAGATGATGTTTCTGCAACAATAGCAAACAAAACAGGTATTCCAATAGGTCAGCTACAAGCAAATGAAAAAGAACGCTTGCTAGAAATGGAAAATATTTTAAAGAAAAGAGTTGTAGGTCAGGATCATGCTGTAAAAACTATTTCAGAAGCTGTTTTAGAATCTAGATCAGGACTTAGTAAACCAGGGCTGCCTATAGGGTCTTTTTTCTTTACAGGTCCAACAGGTACAGGTAAAACAGAACTAGCTAAAGCTCTAGCTGAATTTTTATTTCAAACTCAAGATGCTATTTTAAGATTTGATATGTCGGAGTTTAAAGAAGAACATTCTGCTGCTTTATTATACGGAGCACCTCCAGGCTATGTAGGGTATGAAGAAGGTGGGGTTTTAGTAAATAAAATACGTGAAAAACCATATTCTATAGTTTTATTTGATGAAATAGAAAAAGCACACCCTTCTGTATTTGATATTTTCTTGCAGATTTTAGACGAAGGAAAATTAAATGACAGATTAGGTAAAACAGGAGATTTTTCTAACGCAGTAATTCTTTTTACTTCAAATATAGGGAGTGAGCATGTGGTAAACTCTTTTAATAAGGGAACAATACCAGAATCTTCTGAATTAATGGGGTTGATGGGTATGAATTTCAGGCCTGAATTTTTAGGGAGATTAACTGAAATTGTACCATTTGCACCAATTACAAAAGAAAATATAGTTCGAATTTTCAATATTCAAATGAAAGATTTATTGAAAGCTTTGAAAAAACAAGAAATTACGTTAATACTAAGTGAAGAAGCACAACATTACCTAGCAAATAAAGGGTTTACACCAAAGTACGGAGCTAGGCCATTGCGTGGTACTATTAGAAATGAACTTACAAGGCCTTTATCAAGGCTTTTAATTACAGGTAAAATTAAAAAAGGAGACATTGTTAAACTAGATATTGAAAACGAATCATTGAAATGGGAGTTACCTAAAGAGTTAGTTTTAAATTAA
- a CDS encoding zinc ribbon domain-containing protein → MIIFGTRSAHIETKQLPNIVCPKCTTQGSTMISIYRRHLHVFWIPTLPIGKTGTSHCQHCKQSLHANEMPTSLEREYKNLKTKAKGPIWQFSGLFVVTALIVLVGFAVNIDNKNNSIYLDNPLIGDVYEYQIANKQYSTMKVVEVSNDSLFMSLNDYEINKSTRIYKIDKPENYPQLTFGFSKQEIKELYISKKIIDINRN, encoded by the coding sequence ATGATTATATTTGGAACAAGATCAGCGCATATAGAAACAAAGCAGCTACCAAACATTGTATGCCCTAAGTGTACAACTCAAGGTTCTACTATGATAAGTATATATCGAAGACACTTACATGTATTTTGGATACCTACATTGCCTATTGGTAAAACAGGTACTTCTCATTGCCAGCATTGCAAACAATCACTTCATGCAAATGAAATGCCAACATCTTTAGAAAGAGAATATAAGAACTTAAAAACAAAAGCCAAAGGACCAATATGGCAATTCTCTGGTTTATTTGTGGTTACCGCACTAATAGTTCTTGTAGGCTTTGCTGTAAATATTGACAATAAAAACAACTCCATTTATTTAGACAACCCATTAATAGGAGATGTTTATGAATATCAAATCGCAAATAAACAATACTCAACTATGAAGGTGGTAGAAGTATCTAACGATAGCTTATTTATGTCTTTAAATGATTACGAAATAAATAAGTCAACTAGAATTTATAAAATTGATAAACCAGAAAACTACCCACAATTAACTTTTGGTTTTTCAAAGCAAGAAATTAAAGAATTATATATTTCTAAAAAAATAATTGACATCAATAGAAATTAA
- the tssD gene encoding type VI secretion system tube protein TssD has protein sequence MSFKGKLELGGKEYNVLTSTYDLFQETDATGRPSSVTRGGRIKITVEATADTSLAEWMFNNFERRDGSIKFLKRDNEATAKELKFTEGYMVKYSESFDHTGENPMSESFMISARSITMGSGEHVNDWPE, from the coding sequence ATGTCATTTAAAGGAAAATTAGAATTGGGCGGAAAAGAGTACAATGTGTTAACAAGCACATATGATCTTTTTCAAGAAACAGATGCTACTGGAAGACCTTCTTCTGTAACAAGAGGTGGTAGAATTAAAATCACTGTTGAGGCAACAGCTGATACTAGTTTAGCAGAGTGGATGTTTAACAATTTTGAGCGTCGTGATGGATCGATTAAATTTCTAAAAAGAGATAACGAGGCCACTGCAAAAGAATTAAAGTTTACTGAAGGTTACATGGTAAAGTATTCTGAAAGTTTTGATCACACAGGCGAAAATCCTATGAGTGAATCTTTCATGATATCTGCACGTTCTATTACAATGGGATCTGGAGAGCATGTAAACGATTGGCCGGAATAA